The following are encoded together in the Opitutus sp. ER46 genome:
- a CDS encoding TonB-dependent receptor plug domain-containing protein, whose product MTPHRSMTLRPIVRAQALAAMLAATGLVAQVAPAPAPEAATAPRQPVPVTQNTAAKPAASTDEVIELSPFEVVSDSRGYFATNTMSGTRFNTKVEDLASSLSVVTKEQMEDFGMLDLNDVFLYTAGAEGTGTYTDYVMDRNGQLTDNVQMNPTGANRIRGVAAANQSYGNYETQGRMPIDPLITDAIEVSRGPNANVFGLGNASGTANAVPVSANLTRDRSRAEVRVDSYEGYRTSLDINRVIKKNVLAVRVNGAFQHDAFIRKPSGVNTVRYNGMIKYQPFKNTTISGAFLHYRMNGNRPNYTPPRDYISDWVNNGKPSWDPVRQVIHLNGQTIDKNGVVTGGRAIVPITADSAIPSYVPITRSGTIQTRGNLYIDQGGIGYWSAPNANSQTASFVTPAANNQTVRLMQTGILGANLGRFTNQPLWTTTPTVGDHSWYDWSEQNLSSVNRLMDRTNTYSAQIDQTFFNTPRQMLVAQVGFFREDSLRYQRTPLGNSGTSGQTGQLFVDVNEYNLDGTVNPYFGRPYLAATEPLTRWMPMKWDTYRGQVAYKLDLREESNWLKWLGMHQLSGYNEYKYRIQRQYSYREALTSNHTWTETGRTGFLSTMGRAVQSNVSGGPQAGANVVRQYLRYYVGDANGSNIDYAPQDFNHGNYTFNWGGYRTVSSGVVSDPVFYKENATLGLLASTDGTGGNNNVKTIIKTPGAVLQSQFFNGALVTMFGMRQDKVYSKFGNTPNLVNGNTEHDFITDNGWQTGDYRYSSGRTKTTSIVARPFREFAFTRNMMNSNNPVVSALGHVARGLSVTYNQSDNFFPQAPAVDLYFKELPNTTGKGKDYGFWLDLFDSKLVLRFNHYITRQLNARDGDANTVAQRVLRLDLDISADNYQLYDRATDWWTLTHPDWTATQVRQAVADQMKIPIDQYDRLVTNFRAGTIAATNDIIATGNEVEIDFNPTRYWTVKASVVQQKSISANVSQTVQQWINERMPIWTSIVDQNSDPNLGTGASQGWVDAANPQHLWWKHSYSGSQTPEQNYASFVNAPYSVIKQMDGKSKPSVREYTVKVSSSLQLAQFTENRILKNFKVGGAVRWEDQGAIGFYGLQELPAVVTELNPNRPIWDKAHTYVDAFISYRTKLFRNRVGANFQLNVRNLGENGRLQPIGAFPDGTPNAFRIVDPQQFFLTASFDL is encoded by the coding sequence ATGACTCCACATCGATCAATGACGCTGCGCCCGATCGTGCGGGCACAAGCTCTCGCCGCCATGCTCGCGGCTACCGGCCTCGTCGCCCAAGTGGCGCCGGCGCCGGCTCCCGAGGCCGCCACGGCTCCGCGCCAGCCGGTGCCGGTAACGCAAAACACCGCTGCCAAGCCGGCAGCCTCCACCGACGAGGTCATTGAACTCTCGCCGTTCGAGGTCGTCTCCGACAGCCGCGGTTACTTCGCGACGAACACGATGTCCGGCACCCGCTTCAACACCAAGGTCGAGGACCTGGCGTCGTCGCTGAGCGTCGTGACCAAGGAGCAGATGGAAGACTTCGGCATGCTCGATCTGAACGACGTCTTCCTCTACACCGCCGGCGCGGAAGGCACGGGCACCTACACGGACTACGTCATGGACCGTAACGGCCAGCTGACGGACAACGTGCAGATGAACCCCACGGGCGCGAACCGCATCCGTGGCGTCGCCGCTGCCAACCAGTCTTACGGCAACTACGAGACGCAGGGCCGCATGCCGATCGACCCGTTGATCACGGACGCGATCGAAGTCAGCCGCGGCCCGAACGCCAACGTGTTCGGCCTCGGCAATGCCTCCGGTACCGCCAACGCCGTCCCGGTCTCCGCCAACCTCACCCGCGACCGCAGCCGCGCCGAGGTTCGCGTCGACAGTTACGAAGGCTATCGCACGAGCTTGGACATCAATCGTGTGATCAAGAAGAACGTTCTCGCCGTGCGCGTGAACGGCGCCTTCCAGCACGACGCCTTCATCCGCAAGCCCTCCGGCGTCAACACGGTGCGCTACAACGGCATGATCAAGTACCAGCCATTCAAGAACACCACGATCTCCGGTGCCTTCCTGCACTACCGCATGAACGGCAACCGCCCGAACTACACCCCGCCGCGTGACTACATCAGCGACTGGGTCAACAACGGGAAGCCCTCATGGGATCCGGTCCGCCAAGTTATCCACCTGAACGGCCAGACGATCGACAAGAATGGCGTCGTCACCGGCGGCCGGGCGATCGTCCCGATCACGGCCGACTCGGCCATTCCGTCCTATGTCCCGATCACCCGGTCGGGCACGATCCAGACTCGCGGCAACCTTTACATCGATCAGGGCGGCATCGGCTACTGGTCCGCCCCGAACGCCAACTCGCAGACCGCCTCCTTCGTCACGCCCGCGGCCAACAACCAGACCGTCCGCCTCATGCAAACCGGCATTCTGGGCGCCAACCTCGGCCGCTTCACCAACCAGCCCCTCTGGACCACCACCCCGACGGTCGGTGACCATAGCTGGTACGACTGGTCCGAACAGAACTTGTCCTCGGTCAACCGGCTGATGGACCGGACCAACACGTATAGCGCGCAGATCGACCAGACGTTCTTCAACACGCCTCGTCAGATGCTCGTCGCCCAGGTGGGCTTCTTCCGCGAAGATTCCCTCCGCTACCAGCGTACCCCGCTCGGCAATTCCGGCACCTCCGGCCAGACCGGCCAGCTCTTCGTCGACGTCAACGAGTATAATCTCGACGGCACGGTGAACCCGTACTTCGGCCGGCCCTATCTGGCCGCCACCGAACCCCTCACTCGCTGGATGCCGATGAAATGGGACACCTATCGCGGCCAGGTCGCCTATAAGCTCGACCTTCGTGAGGAGAGCAACTGGCTCAAGTGGCTCGGCATGCACCAGCTGAGCGGCTACAACGAGTACAAGTACCGCATCCAGCGCCAGTACTCCTATCGTGAGGCGCTGACCTCCAATCACACCTGGACCGAAACGGGCCGTACCGGCTTCCTTTCGACCATGGGCCGCGCCGTGCAGAGCAATGTCAGCGGCGGCCCGCAGGCCGGCGCCAACGTTGTGCGCCAGTACCTCCGGTACTATGTCGGCGACGCCAACGGCTCGAACATCGACTACGCCCCGCAGGACTTCAATCACGGCAACTACACGTTCAACTGGGGCGGCTATCGCACCGTCAGCAGCGGCGTCGTGAGTGATCCGGTCTTCTACAAGGAGAACGCGACCCTCGGCCTGCTCGCCTCGACCGATGGCACCGGCGGCAACAACAACGTCAAGACCATCATCAAGACCCCCGGCGCCGTCCTTCAGAGCCAGTTCTTCAACGGCGCGCTCGTCACGATGTTCGGTATGCGCCAGGACAAGGTATACTCGAAGTTCGGCAACACCCCGAATCTCGTGAACGGCAACACCGAGCACGACTTCATCACCGACAATGGCTGGCAGACCGGCGACTACCGCTACAGCAGCGGCCGGACCAAGACCACCAGCATCGTGGCCCGTCCGTTCCGTGAATTCGCGTTCACCCGGAACATGATGAACAGCAACAACCCGGTCGTCAGCGCCCTCGGCCATGTCGCCCGCGGCCTCTCGGTCACCTACAATCAATCCGACAACTTCTTCCCGCAGGCCCCCGCGGTCGACCTGTACTTCAAGGAGCTGCCCAACACCACCGGCAAGGGCAAGGACTACGGCTTCTGGCTCGACCTCTTCGACAGCAAGCTCGTCCTCCGCTTCAACCACTACATCACCCGTCAGCTGAACGCGCGTGATGGCGATGCCAACACCGTCGCCCAGCGCGTGCTCCGCCTCGACCTCGATATCTCGGCCGACAACTACCAGTTGTATGATCGCGCCACCGACTGGTGGACGCTCACGCATCCTGACTGGACCGCCACTCAGGTTCGCCAAGCCGTCGCTGACCAGATGAAGATTCCGATCGATCAATACGATCGTCTGGTCACGAACTTCCGCGCCGGCACCATCGCCGCCACCAACGACATCATCGCGACCGGCAACGAAGTCGAAATCGACTTCAACCCCACGCGCTATTGGACCGTCAAGGCCTCGGTCGTGCAGCAGAAGTCGATCAGCGCGAATGTCTCGCAGACCGTTCAGCAATGGATCAACGAACGCATGCCGATCTGGACCTCGATCGTTGACCAGAACAGCGATCCGAACCTCGGCACCGGTGCGTCCCAGGGCTGGGTCGACGCCGCCAATCCGCAGCACCTCTGGTGGAAGCACAGCTACAGCGGCTCCCAGACGCCTGAGCAGAACTACGCTTCGTTCGTCAACGCGCCCTACAGCGTGATCAAGCAGATGGACGGCAAGTCCAAGCCGAGCGTTCGCGAGTACACCGTCAAGGTCAGCTCCAGCCTCCAGCTCGCCCAGTTCACCGAGAACCGCATCCTGAAGAACTTCAAGGTCGGCGGCGCGGTGCGTTGGGAA
- a CDS encoding aldo/keto reductase: MLYRPLGHTGLDVSVLSFGASSLGGVFRTTDDSESIRAVRTALDLGMNFIDVSPYYGATRAETVLGRALAGVPRESYVLATKVGQYGEGQFDFSAARVTRSLDESCQRLGVEYIDLLQCHDIEFADLNQIVHETLPALVKLRDAGRIGHIGITGLPLKIFSGVLDQAPAGTVETILSFCRYELNDTALDGLIPYLQGKGIGVINASPTGMGLLTERGVPSWHPAPRQMVEVSRRAVAYCQAVGADIVKLAVQFCVAHPAIATTLVGSANPENIRRNVRYIEEPIDFELMAQVLAILKPIHNHNFTRGRPENRDALIG; the protein is encoded by the coding sequence ATGCTTTACCGCCCCCTTGGTCACACCGGTCTGGATGTGTCGGTCCTGAGTTTCGGCGCGTCGTCGCTGGGCGGCGTGTTCCGGACGACGGACGACTCCGAGTCGATCCGTGCCGTGCGCACCGCCCTGGACCTGGGGATGAACTTCATCGACGTGTCGCCGTATTACGGCGCGACCCGGGCGGAGACGGTGCTCGGCCGGGCGCTGGCGGGCGTGCCGCGGGAAAGCTATGTGCTGGCAACCAAGGTGGGCCAGTATGGCGAGGGGCAGTTTGATTTCTCCGCCGCCCGCGTGACGCGCAGCCTGGACGAGAGCTGCCAGCGCCTCGGGGTTGAGTACATCGACTTGCTGCAGTGCCACGACATCGAGTTCGCCGACCTGAACCAAATCGTGCACGAGACGCTGCCGGCGCTGGTGAAGCTGCGCGATGCCGGCCGGATCGGGCACATCGGGATCACGGGCCTGCCATTGAAGATATTCTCGGGCGTGCTCGACCAGGCGCCGGCCGGGACGGTCGAGACCATCCTGTCGTTCTGCCGCTACGAACTGAATGATACGGCGCTGGACGGGCTGATTCCGTACCTGCAAGGCAAGGGCATTGGCGTGATCAACGCCTCGCCGACCGGCATGGGGCTGCTCACGGAGCGCGGCGTGCCGTCGTGGCACCCGGCGCCGCGCCAGATGGTGGAGGTGAGCCGCCGTGCGGTGGCGTACTGCCAGGCCGTCGGAGCCGACATTGTGAAGCTCGCGGTCCAGTTCTGTGTCGCGCACCCGGCGATCGCCACGACCCTCGTGGGCAGCGCCAACCCGGAGAACATCCGCCGGAACGTCCGCTACATCGAAGAGCCGATCGACTTCGAGCTGATGGCCCAGGTGCTCGCGATCCTGAAGCCGATCCACAATCACAACTTCACCCGCGGCCGGCCCGAGAACCGCGATGCGCTGATCGGCTGA